In one Campylobacter insulaenigrae NCTC 12927 genomic region, the following are encoded:
- the fliN gene encoding flagellar motor switch protein FliN: protein MMEDHLGLLQSYEEILDISVDFVSELGTTNMSVKELLKLEVGSVIDLEKPAGESVELYLNKRIFGKGEVMVYEKNLAIRINEILDSKSVLQYFKKELQ, encoded by the coding sequence ATGATGGAAGATCATCTGGGGTTATTACAATCTTATGAAGAAATTTTAGATATTAGTGTAGATTTTGTTAGTGAACTTGGCACTACAAATATGAGTGTCAAAGAGTTGTTAAAGCTTGAAGTAGGCTCAGTGATAGATCTTGAAAAGCCCGCTGGAGAAAGTGTTGAACTTTATTTAAACAAAAGGATTTTTGGTAAGGGCGAAGTAATGGTATATGAAAAAAATCTCGCCATTAGAATAAATGAAATTTTAGATTCTAAATCAGTATTACAATACTTTAAAAAAGAATTGCAATGA
- a CDS encoding Ppx/GppA phosphatase family protein, translated as MAKKTTVIDLGSNSIRMVIFERTSRYGFYICSEYKKKVRLGENAYNNNKILQESAMYKAEQALAYFKEKALKEKCNKIIAVGTSALRDAPNSKDFIKRIMRNVGLNIKCINGKTESFLGGLAALNLLSNTQNATTIDIGGGSTELCLIKNGKIIDCLSLDIGTVRLKELFYDNKKFNALDKFIQEILIQIPKKFHNDNIIAIGGSLRAISTSIMKKNSYPLKILHNFCYEFEKEKNHIEKILNAKNLIDFNIKKDRFDTIKEGCVIFLALLKNLKAKRIITSAVGVREGVFLSNIFAKHNKIQEQTDDFLKFNSKFPPNFNPSLKSLQDRFSVNYPNKIAYFANKIFDTLEPLHNIDKCYKNDLINAAKIALIGEKINFYFSNEHSAYMALNGLNFGYSHQELALIFTLLKLDGKKINPYTIEYFKILLPNTHILSWLNFILALAKKLAKDTNENLNFVLKNHTLYIYLNDKEIYFSNDEIKKIAKPKLIVLAFNQKI; from the coding sequence ATGGCTAAAAAAACTACAGTAATTGATCTTGGTTCAAATTCCATCCGCATGGTTATTTTTGAAAGAACATCAAGGTATGGTTTTTATATTTGTAGTGAGTACAAAAAAAAAGTTCGTCTTGGAGAAAATGCCTATAACAACAATAAAATTCTTCAAGAAAGTGCAATGTATAAAGCTGAACAAGCTCTAGCTTATTTTAAAGAAAAAGCTTTGAAAGAAAAGTGCAATAAGATTATCGCAGTTGGGACTTCAGCTTTAAGAGATGCGCCAAATTCTAAAGATTTCATAAAAAGGATTATGCGCAATGTTGGTTTAAATATAAAATGCATCAATGGCAAAACAGAATCCTTTCTCGGTGGTCTTGCTGCATTAAATTTATTATCAAATACACAAAATGCCACGACTATAGATATAGGTGGTGGATCTACAGAATTATGCTTGATAAAAAATGGTAAAATTATTGATTGTCTTTCTTTAGATATTGGAACTGTAAGGCTTAAAGAGTTGTTTTATGATAATAAAAAATTTAATGCTTTAGATAAATTTATACAAGAAATTTTAATACAAATTCCAAAAAAATTTCATAATGACAATATTATAGCAATTGGTGGAAGTTTAAGGGCTATATCTACCTCCATTATGAAAAAAAATTCTTATCCTTTGAAAATACTTCATAATTTTTGCTATGAATTCGAAAAAGAAAAAAATCACATAGAAAAAATTTTAAATGCAAAAAATTTGATTGATTTTAATATAAAAAAAGATCGCTTTGACACCATAAAAGAAGGTTGTGTGATATTCCTTGCATTGCTTAAAAATTTAAAAGCAAAAAGAATTATTACATCGGCAGTTGGGGTAAGAGAGGGAGTCTTTTTATCTAATATTTTCGCTAAGCATAATAAAATTCAAGAACAAACAGATGACTTTTTAAAATTTAATTCCAAATTTCCTCCAAATTTTAATCCAAGTTTAAAATCTTTGCAAGATCGCTTTAGCGTGAATTATCCTAATAAAATTGCGTACTTTGCTAATAAAATTTTTGATACTTTAGAACCTTTGCACAATATAGACAAATGTTACAAAAATGATTTGATCAATGCAGCGAAGATAGCTTTAATTGGAGAGAAAATAAATTTTTATTTTTCAAATGAACATAGTGCATACATGGCATTAAATGGGTTAAATTTTGGATACTCTCATCAAGAGTTAGCATTGATTTTTACTTTATTAAAATTAGATGGTAAAAAAATAAATCCTTACACAATAGAATATTTTAAAATTTTATTACCAAACACCCATATTCTTTCTTGGTTAAATTTCATACTAGCTTTAGCAAAAAAACTCGCAAAAGATACGAATGAAAATCTTAATTTTGTATTAAAAAATCATACTTTATATATTTATTTGAATGATAAAGAAATATATTTTTCTAATGATGAAATCAAAAAGATAGCAAAACCAAAACTCATAGTTTTAGCATTTAATCAGAAAATATAA
- a CDS encoding YfhL family 4Fe-4S dicluster ferredoxin — protein sequence MSLLITRDCISCDACREECPDEAIYDNDPIYVIDPDLCTECVNEFSEPACIVACPVDCIIPDPDNVESIEELRLKHKNKAY from the coding sequence ATGTCACTTTTAATCACCAGAGATTGTATATCATGTGATGCCTGTAGGGAAGAATGTCCTGATGAGGCAATTTACGATAATGATCCAATTTATGTAATAGATCCTGATTTATGCACAGAATGTGTTAATGAATTTTCAGAGCCAGCCTGTATAGTAGCTTGTCCTGTTGATTGTATTATTCCTGATCCTGACAATGTTGAAAGTATTGAAGAACTTCGCTTAAAACACAAAAATAAAGCTTATTAA
- the hsrA gene encoding homeostatic response regulator transcription factor HsrA, translating to MRILVVEDEATLNKTIVNTLNEFGYQTDSSENFKDAEYFIGIRHYDLVLTNWLIESSDASDLINIIKQKSPRTAIVALCSKADKDNEIKALKVGADDFIKKPLDYDILMARIEARLRFGGTNIIKIDDLTIDPDEEKITYQGKDIELKGKPFEVLTHLARHSDQIVSKEQLLDAIWEEPELVTPNVIEVAINQIRQKMDKPLNISTIETVRRRGYRFCFPKKSN from the coding sequence ATGCGTATTTTAGTAGTAGAAGATGAAGCAACTCTAAATAAGACAATTGTAAACACTTTAAATGAATTTGGTTATCAAACAGACTCTTCTGAAAATTTTAAAGATGCTGAATATTTTATAGGTATTCGACATTATGACCTAGTATTAACAAATTGGTTAATTGAAAGCAGTGATGCGAGTGATTTAATAAATATAATCAAACAAAAATCACCTAGAACAGCCATTGTAGCACTTTGTTCTAAAGCAGATAAAGATAATGAAATTAAAGCATTAAAAGTTGGTGCTGATGATTTTATAAAAAAACCTTTAGATTATGATATTTTAATGGCTAGAATAGAAGCTAGGCTTAGATTTGGTGGAACTAATATTATTAAAATTGATGATTTAACAATAGATCCAGATGAAGAAAAAATCACTTATCAAGGAAAAGATATAGAATTAAAAGGAAAACCTTTTGAGGTTTTAACACATTTAGCAAGACACTCTGATCAAATAGTATCCAAGGAACAACTTTTAGATGCAATTTGGGAAGAACCTGAACTTGTAACTCCAAATGTTATAGAAGTAGCAATTAATCAAATAAGACAAAAAATGGATAAACCTTTAAATATTTCTACTATAGAAACTGTACGTCGCAGAGGATATCGCTTTTGTTTTCCTAAAAAATCAAATTAA
- a CDS encoding dihydroneopterin aldolase, producing MQSHIKINLEFKCIIGLLDFERIQEQKILIDLEAKSEKFLDYAKLCKRIEKIYKKKKFKTIEKSLKYVCKNIKKHHKKVKFISITCYKPDIIANAKVGVTLTKKY from the coding sequence ATGCAAAGTCATATAAAAATCAATTTAGAATTTAAGTGCATTATAGGACTTTTGGATTTTGAGAGAATTCAAGAACAAAAAATCCTAATAGATTTGGAAGCTAAAAGTGAAAAATTTCTCGATTATGCTAAATTATGTAAACGTATAGAAAAAATTTATAAAAAGAAAAAATTCAAAACTATAGAAAAATCTTTAAAGTATGTATGTAAAAATATAAAAAAACATCATAAAAAAGTTAAATTTATATCTATAACTTGCTATAAGCCAGATATTATAGCTAATGCCAAAGTCGGTGTTACCTTAACTAAAAAATATTAA
- the plsY gene encoding glycerol-3-phosphate 1-O-acyltransferase PlsY, with protein sequence MENLIIYLLAYLIGGIPFGLILTQIFAKTNIKNFGSKSIGATNVLRVLKENNPQLAKKLAITTVVLDALKGIVPILIAKFLNYDDNILWTMAVLAVFGHCFSPYLKFEGGKGIATGAGVLILFLPLEILVAIIAWFLTGKIFKISSLASLIALLVLIISSFIFHYDIPVINTHAPIFIIAFIVVYKHIPNIVRLIGKKECKVI encoded by the coding sequence ATGGAAAATTTAATCATTTATCTTTTAGCATATCTTATAGGAGGTATTCCTTTTGGCTTAATACTTACCCAAATTTTTGCCAAAACTAATATTAAAAATTTCGGTAGTAAAAGTATAGGTGCAACTAATGTTTTAAGAGTTTTAAAAGAAAATAATCCGCAATTAGCTAAAAAACTTGCTATTACCACGGTGGTACTAGACGCTTTAAAAGGCATTGTGCCTATTTTGATAGCTAAATTTTTAAATTATGATGATAATATTTTATGGACCATGGCTGTTTTGGCAGTTTTTGGACATTGTTTTTCTCCATATTTAAAATTTGAAGGTGGCAAAGGAATTGCTACTGGAGCTGGTGTGTTGATCTTGTTTTTACCCTTAGAAATACTTGTAGCTATTATAGCTTGGTTTCTTACAGGAAAAATTTTCAAAATTTCTAGCTTAGCCTCACTCATAGCTTTACTAGTTTTAATCATTTCATCATTTATATTCCACTATGACATTCCAGTTATAAATACACATGCCCCTATATTTATTATCGCATTTATAGTCGTTTATAAACATATTCCTAATATTGTGAGATTAATAGGAAAAAAAGAATGCAAAGTCATATAA
- a CDS encoding cytochrome c551 peroxidase encodes MKKIPLLIASSLLVATSAFADKALLEEAKAAGLMPLPKDQAGVEKMLDQMGVKASKFSKEKVNLGKKLYFEPRLSKSGLISCNTCHNLGMGGADGVEAAVGHKWTENPHHLNSPTTYNSVLNSTQFWDGRAGTLADQAKGPIEAEPEMATPAKLAVEKIASMPEYVKEFKKVYGNDGVTFDNIADAIATFERTLLTPSKFDKFLEGDTRALNKKEQEGLKTFIDKGCTACHTGVNLGGSMQAFQVAAQYKFANVGDFKGDANGLVKTPTLRNIAETAPYFHNGAIWSLQDAIKEMGSVQLGIEISDKEAASIEKFLNTLTGKKPTITYPQLPKATEKTPKPEL; translated from the coding sequence ATGAAAAAAATTCCATTATTGATTGCATCTTCATTATTAGTTGCGACTTCAGCATTTGCTGACAAAGCATTGTTAGAAGAAGCTAAAGCTGCTGGTTTAATGCCTTTACCAAAAGATCAAGCTGGGGTTGAAAAAATGCTAGATCAAATGGGTGTAAAAGCAAGTAAATTCTCTAAAGAAAAAGTAAATCTTGGAAAAAAATTGTATTTTGAACCAAGACTTTCAAAAAGTGGTTTGATTTCATGTAATACCTGTCATAACTTAGGCATGGGTGGTGCTGATGGTGTTGAAGCTGCTGTTGGACATAAATGGACAGAAAACCCTCATCATTTAAATTCTCCAACGACATACAATTCTGTTTTAAATTCAACTCAATTTTGGGATGGTAGAGCAGGTACTTTAGCAGATCAAGCAAAAGGTCCTATTGAAGCAGAACCTGAAATGGCAACTCCAGCAAAGCTAGCTGTTGAAAAAATTGCTTCTATGCCGGAATATGTAAAAGAATTTAAAAAAGTTTATGGAAACGATGGAGTAACTTTTGATAATATCGCTGATGCGATAGCGACTTTTGAAAGAACACTTTTAACTCCATCTAAATTTGATAAATTCTTAGAAGGTGATACAAGAGCTTTAAATAAAAAAGAGCAAGAAGGTTTAAAAACTTTCATTGATAAAGGATGTACAGCTTGTCATACTGGTGTAAATTTAGGTGGAAGCATGCAAGCTTTTCAAGTGGCTGCACAATATAAATTTGCAAATGTTGGAGATTTTAAAGGTGATGCTAATGGTTTAGTTAAGACTCCTACTTTAAGAAATATAGCTGAAACTGCACCTTATTTCCACAATGGTGCTATTTGGTCGTTGCAAGATGCTATCAAGGAAATGGGTAGTGTTCAACTTGGTATAGAAATTTCTGATAAAGAAGCAGCTTCTATTGAAAAATTTTTAAATACTTTAACAGGTAAAAAACCAACTATCACTTATCCACAACTTCCAAAAGCTACTGAAAAAACTCCAAAACCAGAGCTTTAA
- a CDS encoding putative periplasmic lipoprotein: protein MKKIIFLLLSCMFLFSQDDIGKIKHANVKSVKERIGDSGLLEVQIVFYSSVNKELSYKIEWFDKDGFVVKNTIDRNYKTIRLMARQEHIVQNIATDKKIKKYKIYIK from the coding sequence ATGAAAAAAATAATTTTTCTACTTTTAAGTTGCATGTTTTTGTTTTCCCAAGATGACATTGGTAAAATTAAACATGCCAATGTTAAAAGCGTTAAAGAGAGAATTGGCGATTCAGGTTTATTGGAGGTCCAAATAGTTTTTTATAGCTCAGTTAATAAGGAGCTTTCTTACAAAATAGAATGGTTTGATAAAGATGGTTTTGTAGTAAAAAATACTATAGATAGAAATTATAAAACTATTAGATTAATGGCTAGACAAGAGCATATTGTGCAAAATATTGCTACTGATAAGAAAATAAAAAAATACAAAATCTATATTAAATAA